The following are encoded together in the Peromyscus leucopus breed LL Stock chromosome 1, UCI_PerLeu_2.1, whole genome shotgun sequence genome:
- the Klc3 gene encoding kinesin light chain 3 isoform X1 — MSVQVAAPGSTGLGPERLNPEELVRQTRQVVQGLEALRAEHYSLAGHLAEALAGPGPVAGAELLEEKQQVVSHSLEAIELGLGEAQVLLALSAHVGVLEAEKQRLRAQARRLAQENTWLREELEETQRRLRASEEAVAQLEEEKSHLEFLGQLRQYDAPEESQRPESPPRRDSLASLFPSEEEERKGPEAAGAAAAQQGGYEIPARLRTLHNLVIQYAGQGRYEVAVPLCRQALEDLERSSGHCHPDVATMLNILALVYRDQNKYKEATDLLHDALQIREQTLGPEHPAVAATLNNLAVLYGKRGRYREAEPLCQRALEIREKVLGADHPDVAKQLNNLALLCQNQGKFQDVERHYARALSIYEALGGPHDTNVAKTKNNLASAYLKQNKYQQAEELYKEILSQEALPAPLGAPHAGTAGDAQQQVLRRSSSFSKFRESIRRGSERLVSRLRGESAAAGMKRAVSLNMLNMDGPRAARTQVRASGGAGAAAGSATGEGGASSWGLGIGVSGGQEMARPSVSWEGPQPLLCPPPALDAAPE; from the exons ATGTCTGTGCAGGTGGCAGCCCCGGGAAGCACAGGGCTGGGCCCAGAGCGCCTGAACCCCGAGGAGCTGGTGCGGCAGACTCGACAGGTAGTCCAGGGGCTGGAGGCCCTGCGGGCTGAGCACTACAGTCTCGCCGGGCACCTGGCCGAGGCCCTGGCTGGGCCGGGTCCCGTGGCCGGAGCGGAGCTGCTGGAGGAGAAGCAACAGGTGGTGAGCCACTCGCTGGAGGCCATCGAGCTGGGGCTGGGCGAGGCCCAG GTGCTGCTGGCCCTGTCCGCACATGTGGGTGTGCTGGAGGCTGAGAAGCAGAGGCTGCGGGCGCAGGCGCGGAGGCTAGCCCAGGAGAACACGTGGCTgagagaggagctggaggagacgCAGAGGCGACTGCGGGCCAGTGAGGAGGCTGTGGCCcagctggaggaggagaagagccACCTCGAGTTCCTGGGTCAGCTGCGGCAGTATGATGCACCCGAGGAGAGCCAG AGGCCCGAGTCCCCCCCTCGCCGAGACAGCCTGGCTTCTCTGTTCCCCagtgaagaggaggaaaggaaag GTCCCGAGGCAGCTGGAGCTGCAGCAGCGCAGCAGGGTGGTTATGAGATCCCAGCTCGCCTGCGGACCCTGCACAACCTGGTGATCCAGTACGCCGGCCAGGGCCGCTACGAGGTAGCGGTGCCCCTATGCCGCCAGGCCTTGGAGGACCTGGAGCGGAGTTCGGGCCACTGCCATCCTGACGTGGCCACTATGCTTAACATCCTGGCACTGGTATACAG GGACCAGAACAAGTACAAGGAGGCCACGGACCTTCTTCACGACGCCCTACAAATCCGGGAGCAGACACTGGGTCCTGAACACCCCGCA GTGGCCGCTACCCTCAACAACCTGGCCGTCCTCTATGGGAAACGTGGCCGTTACCGGGAGGCAGAGCCCCTGTGCCAACGTGCCCTGGAGATCCGTGAGAAG GTCCTGGGTGCCGACCACCCTGATGTGGCCAAGCAGCTCAACAACCTGGCCTTGCTCTGCCAGAaccagggcaagttccaggatgtGGAACGGCACTATGCGCGGGCCCTGAGCATCTACGAGGCCCTGGGGGGGCCTCACGACACCAACGTAGCCAAGACCAAGAACAACCTG GCCTCGGCCTACCTGAAACAGAACAAGTACCAGCAGGCAGAGGAGCTGTACAAGGAGATCCTCAGCCAGGAGGCCCTGCCCGCCCCACTTG GAGCCCCCCATGCAGGCACAGCTGGTGACGCTCAGCAGCAG GTCCTGCGTAggagcagctccttctccaagtTCCGGGAGTCCATCCGGCGGGGCAGTGAGAGGCTGGTCTCCCGCCTCCGAGGGGAGAGCGCGGCTGCCGG GATGAAAAGGGCCGTGTCACTCAACATGCTCAACATGGACGGCCCACGGGCTGCCAGGACGCAGGTGAGGGCCAGTGGCGGAGCGGGCGCTGCTGCGGGCTCAGCAACTGGGGAAGGGGGGGCTTCCTCCTGGGGACTCGGGATAGGGGTGAGTGGCGGGCAGGAGATGGCACGGCCCAGCGTCAGCTGGGAAGGACCCCAACCGCTCCTGTGCCCGCCCCCAGCTCTCGACGCGGCACCTGAGTGA
- the Klc3 gene encoding kinesin light chain 3 isoform X2: protein MSVQVAAPGSTGLGPERLNPEELVRQTRQVVQGLEALRAEHYSLAGHLAEALAGPGPVAGAELLEEKQQVVSHSLEAIELGLGEAQVLLALSAHVGVLEAEKQRLRAQARRLAQENTWLREELEETQRRLRASEEAVAQLEEEKSHLEFLGQLRQYDAPEESQRPESPPRRDSLASLFPSEEEERKGPEAAGAAAAQQGGYEIPARLRTLHNLVIQYAGQGRYEVAVPLCRQALEDLERSSGHCHPDVATMLNILALVYRDQNKYKEATDLLHDALQIREQTLGPEHPAVAATLNNLAVLYGKRGRYREAEPLCQRALEIREKVLGADHPDVAKQLNNLALLCQNQGKFQDVERHYARALSIYEALGGPHDTNVAKTKNNLASAYLKQNKYQQAEELYKEILSQEALPAPLGAPHAGTAGDAQQQVLRRSSSFSKFRESIRRGSERLVSRLRGESAAAGMKRAVSLNMLNMDGPRAARTQLSTRHLSETPRTLSASTQDLSPR from the exons ATGTCTGTGCAGGTGGCAGCCCCGGGAAGCACAGGGCTGGGCCCAGAGCGCCTGAACCCCGAGGAGCTGGTGCGGCAGACTCGACAGGTAGTCCAGGGGCTGGAGGCCCTGCGGGCTGAGCACTACAGTCTCGCCGGGCACCTGGCCGAGGCCCTGGCTGGGCCGGGTCCCGTGGCCGGAGCGGAGCTGCTGGAGGAGAAGCAACAGGTGGTGAGCCACTCGCTGGAGGCCATCGAGCTGGGGCTGGGCGAGGCCCAG GTGCTGCTGGCCCTGTCCGCACATGTGGGTGTGCTGGAGGCTGAGAAGCAGAGGCTGCGGGCGCAGGCGCGGAGGCTAGCCCAGGAGAACACGTGGCTgagagaggagctggaggagacgCAGAGGCGACTGCGGGCCAGTGAGGAGGCTGTGGCCcagctggaggaggagaagagccACCTCGAGTTCCTGGGTCAGCTGCGGCAGTATGATGCACCCGAGGAGAGCCAG AGGCCCGAGTCCCCCCCTCGCCGAGACAGCCTGGCTTCTCTGTTCCCCagtgaagaggaggaaaggaaag GTCCCGAGGCAGCTGGAGCTGCAGCAGCGCAGCAGGGTGGTTATGAGATCCCAGCTCGCCTGCGGACCCTGCACAACCTGGTGATCCAGTACGCCGGCCAGGGCCGCTACGAGGTAGCGGTGCCCCTATGCCGCCAGGCCTTGGAGGACCTGGAGCGGAGTTCGGGCCACTGCCATCCTGACGTGGCCACTATGCTTAACATCCTGGCACTGGTATACAG GGACCAGAACAAGTACAAGGAGGCCACGGACCTTCTTCACGACGCCCTACAAATCCGGGAGCAGACACTGGGTCCTGAACACCCCGCA GTGGCCGCTACCCTCAACAACCTGGCCGTCCTCTATGGGAAACGTGGCCGTTACCGGGAGGCAGAGCCCCTGTGCCAACGTGCCCTGGAGATCCGTGAGAAG GTCCTGGGTGCCGACCACCCTGATGTGGCCAAGCAGCTCAACAACCTGGCCTTGCTCTGCCAGAaccagggcaagttccaggatgtGGAACGGCACTATGCGCGGGCCCTGAGCATCTACGAGGCCCTGGGGGGGCCTCACGACACCAACGTAGCCAAGACCAAGAACAACCTG GCCTCGGCCTACCTGAAACAGAACAAGTACCAGCAGGCAGAGGAGCTGTACAAGGAGATCCTCAGCCAGGAGGCCCTGCCCGCCCCACTTG GAGCCCCCCATGCAGGCACAGCTGGTGACGCTCAGCAGCAG GTCCTGCGTAggagcagctccttctccaagtTCCGGGAGTCCATCCGGCGGGGCAGTGAGAGGCTGGTCTCCCGCCTCCGAGGGGAGAGCGCGGCTGCCGG GATGAAAAGGGCCGTGTCACTCAACATGCTCAACATGGACGGCCCACGGGCTGCCAGGACGCAG CTCTCGACGCGGCACCTGAGTGAGACCCCCCGGACCCTCAGCGCCAGCACCCAGGACTTGAGCCCGCGCTAA